CGGAAAGCGCAGTTCGAACGTCCAGGACTCGCCGACGCCGACCGCGTCAAGGAGGGCCGCCCGCTGGGACTGAAGCTCATCGAAGACGCTGTTGGGCTCTTCGGACCACTCGATCCTGTAGAGGGCGCGGTCCTCGAACGTGTCGAGGCGGGCGATGGAATCGATCAACCGGTGGTCACGGAGGTGCGCTTCGACCGGTTCGGGGTCGTCGGTGTGGATCCAGAGCAGGGGGATGGTCCGGTCGCCCGCCGGGACGACCCGTTCGAGTTGGATGGGAACGTCGGGGAGTTCCGCGAGCAACTCGCTGAGGACGAAATCGCCCTCGATCTGGATCTCGGCGATGACGCTCATCGGTACCGACCCGGTCCGGAGGTGTGGTTCTCAGGTCCCATCGGAGTTCGGAGAGGAATGCCGCTTTCGCACCTCGAGGATCACGACGTCCCAGTCGGGTTCCCCGTCGTTCGTCCCGCATTCCCACCCGCCCTCGACGTCGACGTCGTTCGCGTACGCCTCCTGTACGAGCGCGTTCAACGCCGTGTTGAACTCCTCGTCCGTCGTCACCGCTTCGGTGGGTGTGTTACTTTCGGCCATGAGTGCTCTCTGTCCGCCACCGTGGCCGAACCGGACGACACCGAACGACCTCGAACGCCGGCGGGGATAGCTGTCGTAGCATTCGATTCGTTCTCGTCCCCGCTTGGTCGCTCACCCGTATATGACTATTGAAATAATACTTACATTATCCTGGTATACCATGCTTTTCGTATATAGTTGGTATACCATGTAGGCTCCTTTTAGGCGCTACCGCCGTATATCCGACATCGACGTCAATGAGTGTGATTGCTGAACTCTCAGTGCCGGGGGACGATTTCGGTCTCGGGAGGGTACTCGAGGTCGTCTCGGGCATCTCTATCGAACTCGAAAGCATGGTCCCGATGGGCGAGACCGCCATTCCCTTCCTCTGGGTGCACGACTCCCACCGCGATAGCTTTACCGCCAACCTCGCCAAACAAGAGGTCGTCTCCGAACTCACGGAGATCGACGCCCTCGACGGAAAGACCCTGTACGCCCTCGAATGGGACGGGAAGACGGACGAACTCTTCCGGGGGATCCAGCAACTCGGCGCCCAGGTCCTGAACGCGACCGGAACACCCCGCAAGTGGGAGTTCGAACTGCGCTTTCCGGACCACGAGACGCTCTCGGACTTTCAACGCTACTGTCAACACCACGGGATCACGCTGGACGTCCGCCGGATCTACAACCCCACACGACCCGATAGCGGCCCCTGGTTCGGACTGACCCCGGTA
The DNA window shown above is from Halalkalicoccus jeotgali B3 and carries:
- a CDS encoding helix-turn-helix domain-containing protein; the protein is MSVIAELSVPGDDFGLGRVLEVVSGISIELESMVPMGETAIPFLWVHDSHRDSFTANLAKQEVVSELTEIDALDGKTLYALEWDGKTDELFRGIQQLGAQVLNATGTPRKWEFELRFPDHETLSDFQRYCQHHGITLDVRRIYNPTRPDSGPWFGLTPVQRETLLLATERGYYDIPRQCTTLALAEELGVSDQAVTERLRRAIVTLVSNTVQYPAREE
- a CDS encoding helix-turn-helix domain-containing protein, which gives rise to MSVIAEIQIEGDFVLSELLAELPDVPIQLERVVPAGDRTIPLLWIHTDDPEPVEAHLRDHRLIDSIARLDTFEDRALYRIEWSEEPNSVFDELQSQRAALLDAVGVGESWTFELRFPDHEALSEFYAHCTEAGLPVAVERIYRPSDSDLTTRYGLTDAQYDTLLTALEAGYFDIPRGIVTQELGELLGVSDQAVVERIRRGLTNVLTHILITTDEE